The Sulfurospirillum halorespirans DSM 13726 genome has a window encoding:
- a CDS encoding MutS-related protein, producing MLENIAQMLCSKERLLTEIYFDLQLFFEAKYGKNTIVFMEIGSFFETYEVNNETHQIGKAKEVSELLNIQLTRKNKSILENSIQNPMLAGIPSVSLDRYLSRLVQAKKYTIVLVRQKGEPPHVKRYISNIISPGTNFDYLIEPSENYLVSLLVDCNHQIYSIGYSAIDVTTGKTIINEVHGTREDKTYALDEIFNLLQTYKTSEIVLTFNTESIDKEWVQNYLEITPSVAHSINKERLKVTYQNELFGRIYAIRSLLSPIEYLDIERYPYASESLAILCDFIIEHDANIIEKMSRPILLGNSRYLYIGNNALEQLDIISKNPSEMTLLNLIDQTSTAIGKRLLKERLLNPICDLKTLNERFDLSAQLISDSKKFEIALKQVYDLERILRRIALKKLHPLELDYLGTSLEAILGILKEAELKKVPTPKELFDESEALLLMLKNTFILDSCAKFRKDQISENLFQKGVFPQIDKIEQSKQERFSALEHIASHIEALFEESNRTTLSIEWLESEGHYIAMSKNRFALIEEKLMQSFITIGEQHYFFKDFSYKHLKNSVKISASLIEEISQEITLSNLQMIALVKQRYDEMLEKIETHYALTLEHLISFVGTLDVALSNAKCAILYNYVRPELLPMQEKNRFIEAIGLRHPLIESREENGIYIPNDLFLGHSAPEITHDHVTLEACRENDVQGILLYGINSSGKSSLMKSLGIAVIMAQAGFFVPCASLRFHLFDKIFTRIISHDNLYKGLSTFTVEMLELKNIFNRATEFSLVLGDEISHGTETESALAIVASSVVKMHTLGSFFVFATHLHQLNNLPLIAELKKVIYLHLGVSYDEENDKLLYNRKLELGSGSSLYGLEFAKSLHMDPTFIKTAYDIRRSLAGELGDVELLKQKKRSKYNKNLYLAKCALCDEYVDEVHHIKAQECADEHGNIDHFHQNHRYNLIPLCAKHHKLVHEGKIVISGFVMGSDGLKLHYEEK from the coding sequence ATGCTTGAAAATATTGCGCAAATGCTCTGCTCCAAAGAGAGACTCCTGACTGAAATTTACTTCGATCTTCAGCTCTTTTTTGAAGCAAAATATGGCAAAAATACGATTGTGTTTATGGAAATTGGCTCTTTTTTTGAAACCTACGAAGTCAATAATGAAACCCATCAAATCGGCAAAGCCAAAGAAGTCAGTGAGCTTTTAAACATCCAACTCACGCGCAAAAACAAATCCATTTTAGAAAATTCCATACAAAATCCCATGCTTGCAGGCATCCCCTCCGTTTCGCTCGATCGCTATTTGAGTCGTCTGGTACAAGCGAAAAAATACACGATCGTTTTAGTCCGCCAAAAAGGCGAGCCACCCCACGTCAAGCGCTACATCTCCAATATCATCAGCCCTGGTACCAACTTTGATTATCTCATTGAGCCCAGTGAAAACTACCTTGTTTCACTGCTCGTAGACTGCAACCATCAAATCTATTCCATCGGCTACAGCGCGATTGATGTCACAACGGGCAAGACCATCATCAACGAAGTGCACGGCACAAGGGAAGATAAAACCTACGCGCTGGATGAGATTTTCAACCTACTTCAGACCTATAAAACCAGCGAAATTGTACTCACGTTTAACACAGAAAGTATCGATAAAGAGTGGGTTCAAAATTACCTTGAAATCACCCCCAGTGTCGCGCACAGCATCAACAAAGAGCGCCTCAAAGTAACCTATCAAAATGAACTCTTTGGGCGCATTTACGCGATTCGCTCCCTGCTCTCGCCTATCGAATACCTCGACATCGAGCGCTACCCTTACGCGAGTGAATCGTTAGCAATTTTGTGCGATTTTATCATCGAGCACGATGCCAATATCATCGAGAAGATGAGCCGCCCTATCCTGCTTGGTAACAGTCGCTACCTCTACATTGGCAACAACGCCCTAGAACAGCTCGACATTATCTCCAAAAACCCTTCGGAGATGACGCTTTTAAACCTGATCGATCAAACCTCGACCGCCATTGGAAAACGACTGTTGAAAGAGCGCCTGCTTAATCCCATTTGTGATCTTAAAACCCTCAATGAGCGTTTTGATCTCAGTGCTCAGCTGATCAGCGACTCTAAAAAATTTGAGATCGCGCTCAAGCAAGTGTATGATTTGGAGCGCATTTTAAGACGCATTGCGCTTAAAAAATTGCACCCGTTGGAGCTCGATTACCTCGGCACTTCGCTTGAGGCGATTTTGGGCATCTTAAAAGAAGCAGAGCTAAAGAAAGTACCTACGCCCAAAGAGCTTTTTGATGAGAGTGAAGCGCTGCTTTTAATGCTCAAAAACACCTTTATTTTAGACAGTTGCGCGAAGTTTCGTAAAGACCAGATCAGTGAAAACCTCTTTCAAAAAGGTGTTTTTCCGCAAATCGACAAGATCGAACAGAGCAAACAGGAGCGTTTTAGTGCCCTTGAACACATCGCAAGCCACATCGAAGCACTCTTTGAAGAGAGCAATCGTACGACGCTGAGCATCGAATGGCTAGAGAGCGAAGGGCATTACATCGCGATGAGCAAAAACCGTTTTGCACTCATTGAAGAAAAGCTCATGCAAAGCTTTATCACCATTGGTGAGCAGCACTACTTTTTCAAAGATTTTAGCTACAAACACCTCAAAAACAGCGTGAAGATTTCCGCCTCGTTGATTGAGGAGATTTCTCAAGAGATTACGCTGAGCAACCTTCAAATGATCGCGTTGGTCAAACAGCGCTACGATGAGATGTTGGAAAAAATCGAAACGCATTATGCTCTGACGTTAGAGCACCTCATCTCGTTTGTGGGAACGCTTGATGTAGCCCTCAGCAATGCCAAATGCGCTATTTTATACAACTACGTCCGCCCTGAACTTTTGCCGATGCAGGAGAAAAACCGCTTTATTGAAGCCATTGGACTGCGCCATCCTCTCATCGAATCACGCGAAGAGAATGGCATCTATATTCCCAACGATCTTTTCCTAGGACACAGTGCGCCAGAGATCACCCACGATCATGTGACCCTTGAAGCGTGCCGTGAAAACGATGTGCAAGGCATCTTGCTTTATGGCATCAACTCGAGTGGAAAATCTTCGTTAATGAAAAGTCTTGGTATCGCGGTCATCATGGCACAAGCGGGATTTTTTGTGCCGTGCGCGAGTTTGCGATTTCATCTCTTTGATAAAATCTTTACGCGTATCATTAGTCACGACAATCTTTACAAAGGGCTTTCGACCTTCACCGTTGAGATGTTAGAGCTTAAAAATATTTTCAACCGTGCTACGGAGTTTTCCCTCGTCTTGGGCGATGAGATCAGCCATGGAACGGAGACCGAATCGGCGTTGGCGATTGTCGCGAGTAGCGTGGTGAAGATGCACACGCTGGGCTCGTTTTTCGTCTTTGCCACCCATCTGCATCAACTGAACAACCTGCCTCTGATTGCGGAACTCAAAAAAGTGATTTACCTGCATCTAGGCGTGAGTTACGATGAAGAGAATGACAAGCTCCTCTACAATCGAAAACTAGAGCTTGGCAGTGGTAGTTCGCTCTATGGTTTGGAGTTTGCCAAGTCATTGCATATGGATCCAACGTTCATCAAAACCGCGTACGACATTCGTCGTAGCCTTGCGGGAGAACTGGGTGATGTAGAGCTTTTAAAGCAGAAAAAACGCAGTAAATACAACAAAAACCTCTACCTTGCCAAGTGTGCGCTGTGCGATGAATACGTGGATGAAGTGCATCACATCAAAGCGCAAGAGTGTGCGGATGAGCACGGCAACATCGACCACTTTCACCAAAATCACCGTTACAACCTTATCCCATTGTGTGCAAAACATCATAAACTGGTGCATGAGGGAAAGATCGTCATTAGCGGTTTTGTGATGGGCAGTGACGGTTTAAAACTCCACTACGAAGAGAAGTAA
- a CDS encoding efflux RND transporter permease subunit → MKYKERYLAGYLARLFLKNPLTMILGVSLIALGVIALSLMPREEDPQISISGGVVIVSMPGASAAEIEQMIVRPLERRIKEIKGVEHIYGIASDNVGIVNVMYFIGENREASNLKFYDKVMQNMDQLPQGAATPLVRPFDIDIDIPILSIAFYAKTPQGVDNVSLYKRVEAFRNSLGNVDNVAKTQIKGEYKEQFNIEIDLPKLSAYHLSLEQIVGSLKSLTASSPEVKNRTHEGKLIVFGVKNALEKVEDIQNLIVANVGGSVVYLKDIAAVSLGEEVQNKQSAQISYKQGETFTTLQDQVTLSVSKLKGSNAVVIARDVITRLDASKSALEREGIGYIVTRNYGERANEAVNELVFHLLISIVIIALLLIFILGWREGLIVTLTVPAILAITIFIAYMSGQTINRITLFAFLLSLGLLVDDVIVVIENIHRHLHAKEAKDKAMDELLIEATDEIGAPTNLATIAIILTMVPMAFVGQMMGEFMKPIPLNVPVAMLSSLLIAYIFTPFLARKLLKKPTKGESHAKI, encoded by the coding sequence ATGAAGTACAAAGAGCGATACCTCGCAGGCTACTTAGCGCGCCTTTTTTTGAAAAATCCGCTGACAATGATTTTAGGGGTCAGTTTGATTGCTTTGGGGGTGATCGCACTCTCGTTAATGCCCAGAGAAGAAGACCCGCAAATCTCGATCAGCGGTGGTGTGGTGATTGTCTCAATGCCTGGTGCGAGTGCGGCAGAAATCGAGCAGATGATTGTCCGCCCACTCGAGAGGCGCATCAAAGAGATTAAAGGTGTGGAGCACATTTACGGGATTGCGAGCGATAATGTGGGCATTGTGAACGTGATGTATTTTATCGGTGAAAACCGCGAGGCGTCGAACCTCAAATTCTACGATAAAGTGATGCAAAATATGGACCAACTCCCCCAAGGTGCAGCAACACCACTGGTGCGTCCTTTTGACATCGACATTGACATTCCCATTCTTTCCATCGCTTTTTACGCCAAAACGCCTCAAGGGGTGGATAACGTAAGCCTTTACAAGCGCGTGGAAGCCTTTCGCAATTCTTTGGGCAATGTGGACAATGTCGCTAAAACGCAGATCAAAGGTGAGTACAAAGAGCAGTTTAACATCGAGATTGATCTTCCTAAACTCTCCGCTTATCATCTCTCTTTGGAGCAGATCGTAGGCTCGTTAAAATCACTCACTGCCTCCTCTCCTGAAGTAAAAAATAGAACGCACGAGGGAAAATTGATCGTTTTTGGTGTGAAAAATGCGTTAGAAAAAGTCGAAGATATTCAAAATCTGATCGTGGCAAATGTGGGCGGTTCGGTGGTGTACCTAAAAGACATTGCCGCCGTTTCGTTAGGAGAAGAGGTTCAAAACAAACAAAGTGCGCAGATCAGCTACAAACAAGGCGAGACCTTTACCACTTTGCAAGATCAAGTCACGCTCAGTGTTTCCAAACTCAAAGGCTCCAATGCTGTTGTGATCGCACGTGATGTGATCACCCGTCTTGATGCTTCCAAAAGTGCTCTGGAGCGTGAAGGCATTGGCTACATCGTAACGCGAAATTACGGTGAGCGCGCCAACGAAGCGGTGAATGAGCTGGTCTTTCACCTGCTGATTTCCATCGTGATTATTGCCCTTTTGCTGATCTTTATTTTGGGTTGGAGAGAAGGGTTGATCGTCACCCTCACGGTTCCTGCCATCTTGGCGATTACGATTTTTATCGCTTACATGAGTGGGCAAACGATCAACCGCATTACGCTTTTTGCCTTTTTACTGAGCCTTGGGCTTTTGGTCGATGATGTCATCGTTGTCATCGAAAACATTCATCGCCATCTGCACGCGAAAGAGGCAAAAGACAAAGCAATGGATGAGTTGCTGATTGAAGCAACCGACGAAATAGGCGCTCCAACAAACTTAGCAACGATTGCGATCATCTTAACGATGGTGCCGATGGCATTTGTGGGGCAGATGATGGGTGAGTTTATGAAGCCGATTCCACTCAATGTCCCTGTGGCGATGCTCTCTTCTTTATTGATTGCGTATATTTTTACACCATTTTTAGCGCGAAAGCTTCTTAAAAAGCCAACAAAAGGAGAGAGTCATGCAAAAATTTGA
- a CDS encoding DNA-binding protein: MKTSDIINLLHNAIEAENMGKKISQKKMAETFGISMRTYQEWRLGSSAPMGIPVVFNMLGMLKDEDIVRLVRKINDGQKGTV; the protein is encoded by the coding sequence ATGAAAACAAGCGATATTATTAATCTTTTGCATAATGCCATTGAAGCCGAAAATATGGGGAAGAAAATTTCTCAAAAAAAGATGGCGGAAACCTTTGGTATTTCCATGCGTACCTATCAAGAGTGGAGACTTGGAAGTAGCGCGCCTATGGGCATTCCTGTGGTTTTCAATATGCTCGGAATGTTAAAAGATGAAGATATTGTGAGATTAGTGCGCAAAATAAACGATGGGCAAAAAGGAACGGTATGA
- a CDS encoding S1 RNA-binding domain-containing protein, with protein MNQYLLVGEKNRLKINRYTDNGVYLICDDQDEVLMPNQYVTYAMKEGDEIDVFVYFDSEDRIVASTTFPKAMLDQFGCFEVVDVTAFGAFLDWGLPKDLLVPKALQKFPFYVGMKVIVQVSLDDETGRIIGSQKYNDFLKKDLSALKLKQEVTVLVRERTPLGFKVIVNNLYDGLIFHNEIFENIEVGDEKVGYIKTLRKDGKLDIVLRPIGDKSDEVAVAKIVEILSLTGGACEMNYKSTPELISERFGLSRKAYKRALTKLIEAKKLEVNDEGMKLL; from the coding sequence ATGAATCAATATTTACTAGTAGGCGAGAAAAATCGTCTTAAAATCAACCGTTACACCGACAATGGCGTTTACCTGATCTGTGATGATCAAGACGAAGTTCTCATGCCCAACCAATACGTCACCTACGCGATGAAAGAGGGCGATGAGATCGATGTTTTTGTCTATTTTGACTCGGAAGATCGCATCGTGGCAAGTACCACCTTTCCCAAAGCAATGCTCGATCAATTTGGCTGTTTTGAAGTGGTTGATGTGACGGCATTTGGTGCCTTTTTAGACTGGGGTTTGCCTAAAGATTTGTTGGTTCCCAAAGCACTTCAAAAGTTTCCGTTTTATGTGGGAATGAAGGTGATTGTTCAGGTCAGTTTGGACGATGAGACGGGGCGCATCATTGGCTCTCAAAAGTACAACGACTTTTTGAAAAAAGATTTGAGCGCACTCAAGCTCAAACAAGAGGTCACAGTATTGGTGCGCGAGCGTACCCCGCTTGGCTTTAAAGTCATCGTCAATAACCTTTACGATGGGCTAATTTTTCACAATGAGATTTTTGAAAACATCGAAGTCGGCGATGAAAAAGTGGGTTACATCAAAACCCTTCGCAAAGACGGCAAACTGGACATTGTGTTGCGTCCTATTGGCGATAAAAGCGACGAGGTCGCAGTCGCTAAAATCGTTGAGATTTTAAGCCTTACGGGAGGTGCGTGCGAGATGAATTACAAGAGTACGCCTGAGCTCATTTCGGAACGTTTTGGGTTGAGTCGTAAGGCGTATAAACGCGCCCTTACGAAACTCATTGAGGCGAAAAAACTTGAAGTGAACGATGAAGGTATGAAGCTTTTATGA
- the efp gene encoding elongation factor P produces the protein MASIGMGDLKKGLKIELNGTPYKIVEYQHVKPGKGAAFVRCKIKSFMDGKVIEKTFHAGDKCETPHLEDKIMQFLYDDGEFLQFMDSVTYEQIALTHDQVGEASDWIIDGMNVDMLYHNGKPISVEAPQFVQLKIVETPPNFKGDTQGGKKPATLESGAVVQVPFHVVEGDVIKVDTVRGEYLEKVK, from the coding sequence ATGGCCTCTATAGGAATGGGCGACTTAAAAAAAGGGTTAAAGATCGAATTAAACGGTACACCGTATAAAATCGTCGAGTATCAACATGTCAAACCAGGCAAAGGTGCAGCCTTTGTACGTTGTAAAATCAAATCATTTATGGATGGCAAAGTCATCGAAAAAACATTCCATGCGGGTGATAAATGTGAAACGCCACATCTTGAAGATAAAATCATGCAATTTTTATACGATGATGGCGAATTTTTACAGTTTATGGACAGCGTTACGTATGAGCAAATCGCGCTAACACATGATCAAGTCGGTGAAGCATCAGACTGGATCATCGATGGTATGAATGTCGATATGCTTTACCATAATGGTAAACCAATCAGCGTTGAAGCGCCTCAATTTGTTCAGCTTAAAATTGTCGAAACACCACCAAACTTCAAAGGCGACACCCAAGGTGGTAAAAAACCAGCAACGCTTGAGAGTGGTGCGGTTGTTCAAGTGCCTTTCCACGTCGTTGAAGGCGATGTCATCAAAGTTGACACCGTTCGTGGCGAATACTTAGAAAAAGTAAAATAG
- a CDS encoding DUF2721 domain-containing protein → MEIEISTPALLFPAVSLLLLAYTNRFLAVAQLIRMLHRQSSERENCEEYKQIGNLKHRLELTKWMQFFGVLSILLCTLSMFELFLGLFGIGKQIFGLSLIAMCFSLFISLWEVMISTKALNMELSDMHDRCKIIEDK, encoded by the coding sequence ATGGAGATTGAAATCTCAACCCCCGCCCTTTTGTTCCCTGCCGTTTCACTTTTGCTACTGGCATATACCAACCGTTTTTTAGCGGTTGCGCAACTGATTCGCATGCTCCACCGTCAATCCAGTGAGCGCGAAAATTGCGAAGAGTACAAACAGATCGGCAACCTTAAACACCGTTTGGAACTCACCAAATGGATGCAATTTTTTGGCGTACTTTCCATCTTGCTCTGCACGCTTTCGATGTTTGAGCTTTTTTTAGGACTTTTTGGCATCGGCAAACAGATTTTTGGGCTGAGCCTCATTGCAATGTGCTTCTCTCTTTTCATCTCCCTTTGGGAAGTGATGATCTCCACTAAGGCTCTCAATATGGAGCTCAGCGATATGCACGATCGCTGTAAAATAATCGAGGATAAATGA
- a CDS encoding methyl-accepting chemotaxis protein, with protein sequence MLTTIKGKLTLLLAVVILGFGILGYEMIKLSHDGKMAATRHLTISEVDLSLAQCMMELRGYQLLGKPERLKGFEDNYQIAIKSIDSLVPILPSKVNQDKIASIKQGTEAWYKLNVPRLEILKKYGAKINESSFAQEHKAEYETLATLTKESASTFDKVMNETDALKESVKKINFERLDTNETIGEIVLGIVLIVILIICFIITNSIKASVAKAKEGCEKIRRTKDLSAKIESGAKDEISEIVEAINAVVSDVAFALNEAKGNAVENASVAEELSNTSLQIGKRAEEESNVVSQTTHDVSVVAQEMDEASSQAKKVKEVTFQAQKSLSIAQDLLDETITQLGQTVQAEAAINERLNHLAGEAQQVRSVLDVIGDIADQTNLLALNAAIEAARAGEHGRGFAVVADEVRKLAERTQKSLVDTNATVNVIVQSIGDISGEMNGNAKCIHELTEFSTKVTTQTSDAVAMLAQSVEATDEVVNKVDSNVKLIQSAVIEKISTINELSSSNARSVEEIASAAEHLSKLAGSLSSTLSQFKTA encoded by the coding sequence ATGTTAACAACTATTAAAGGTAAGCTCACATTACTGCTTGCTGTAGTGATTTTAGGTTTTGGTATTTTGGGTTATGAGATGATTAAACTTAGCCATGATGGTAAAATGGCAGCTACAAGGCATTTGACTATTTCCGAAGTTGATTTATCATTGGCGCAATGTATGATGGAACTTAGAGGTTATCAGCTTTTAGGTAAGCCTGAGAGACTCAAAGGGTTTGAAGATAATTATCAAATAGCGATAAAATCTATCGATTCACTTGTTCCTATTTTACCTTCCAAAGTCAATCAAGACAAAATTGCCAGTATCAAACAAGGTACTGAAGCGTGGTACAAACTCAATGTCCCTCGCCTTGAAATTTTAAAAAAATATGGTGCAAAAATTAATGAAAGCTCTTTTGCACAAGAGCATAAAGCTGAGTATGAAACACTTGCAACTTTAACTAAAGAATCAGCTAGTACTTTTGATAAGGTAATGAATGAGACAGATGCCTTAAAAGAAAGTGTCAAAAAAATCAACTTTGAGAGACTTGATACCAATGAAACGATTGGTGAAATAGTTCTAGGTATCGTGCTTATTGTCATTTTAATCATATGTTTCATCATTACTAACTCTATCAAAGCTTCTGTGGCAAAAGCAAAAGAGGGCTGTGAAAAGATTCGTCGTACAAAAGACTTGAGTGCGAAAATAGAATCAGGAGCAAAAGATGAGATTAGTGAAATCGTAGAGGCTATCAATGCCGTTGTTTCAGATGTCGCATTTGCTTTAAATGAAGCCAAAGGCAATGCGGTGGAAAATGCTTCGGTAGCAGAAGAACTCTCCAACACCAGTCTTCAAATCGGAAAAAGAGCAGAAGAAGAGTCAAATGTAGTCTCTCAAACAACACACGATGTTAGCGTTGTGGCGCAAGAGATGGATGAAGCAAGTAGCCAAGCTAAAAAAGTTAAAGAGGTTACTTTCCAAGCACAAAAAAGTCTTTCTATTGCGCAAGATTTGCTAGACGAAACTATTACGCAACTAGGTCAAACAGTACAAGCAGAAGCTGCTATCAATGAACGACTCAATCATCTCGCAGGCGAAGCACAACAAGTTAGATCTGTATTAGATGTTATCGGTGATATAGCAGACCAAACCAATCTTTTAGCCCTTAACGCTGCTATTGAAGCAGCGCGAGCAGGAGAACATGGGCGTGGATTTGCCGTCGTTGCCGATGAAGTGCGAAAATTGGCGGAGCGAACCCAGAAAAGTTTGGTAGATACCAACGCAACGGTGAATGTCATCGTTCAATCCATCGGCGATATCAGCGGCGAGATGAATGGCAATGCGAAATGCATCCATGAGTTAACGGAATTTTCCACCAAAGTCACGACTCAAACGAGTGATGCAGTGGCGATGTTGGCACAAAGCGTTGAAGCGACGGACGAAGTGGTTAACAAAGTCGATTCCAATGTTAAATTGATTCAAAGTGCAGTTATTGAAAAAATTAGCACGATTAATGAACTCTCAAGCTCGAATGCAAGAAGTGTCGAAGAGATCGCCTCTGCGGCTGAACATCTCTCCAAGTTAGCCGGTTCACTCAGCAGTACGCTCTCCCAGTTTAAAACCGCGTAA
- a CDS encoding DJ-1 family glyoxalase III, with amino-acid sequence MPKVLLPLAIGFEEIEAIAIVDILRRASVEVVMGSLEGLHVKGAHGIEVIADTLLCELEHQDFDMIVLPGGLPGATNLAKDSKVQSLLQDFDKANKHIAAICAAPLALKSAGVLKNHYTCYPSFENQIKHQGYNADINVVCDANITTSKGPSTAMEFTLKLVEILCGEEMAQKLSKDLLLIKKIGDRTC; translated from the coding sequence GTGCCCAAAGTTCTTCTTCCTTTAGCCATTGGCTTTGAAGAGATAGAGGCTATTGCCATAGTCGATATTTTAAGACGGGCTAGCGTAGAAGTGGTGATGGGCTCACTTGAGGGCTTACATGTAAAGGGTGCGCATGGCATAGAAGTCATAGCAGATACTCTTTTGTGTGAGCTTGAACATCAAGACTTCGATATGATAGTCCTCCCCGGAGGACTCCCTGGAGCTACCAATCTAGCCAAAGATTCCAAAGTTCAAAGTTTACTGCAAGACTTTGATAAAGCAAACAAACACATTGCTGCCATTTGTGCAGCGCCTTTAGCGCTTAAAAGTGCAGGTGTGCTCAAAAATCACTACACCTGTTATCCCTCTTTTGAAAATCAGATTAAACATCAAGGTTATAATGCCGATATTAATGTTGTTTGTGATGCCAATATTACGACTTCCAAAGGACCTAGTACGGCGATGGAGTTTACACTCAAACTCGTTGAAATTCTTTGTGGGGAAGAGATGGCTCAAAAACTCTCAAAAGATTTATTGCTCATTAAAAAAATAGGAGATAGAACATGTTAA
- a CDS encoding efflux RND transporter permease subunit produces MQKFESFVYSLLMEKRKKKLVLLLTFLAFVLAVLMFPTKIVLAKMLPGKSTNTFSIYIDLPSGSSYQETDRVNACVVGILQKEKEIQNIEVFNGMGSPLDYAGLVKGSGLKSGEQSSEIVVNLSGIHERDERSFAMVHRLRPLIHQACETLIPKTSIKMVEQPAGPPTMAAVVVELYGEKSEPLNALAGRIKQILAQTKDLVDVDILSDEVYEKYALILDKEKVTRSHLSIAQINALLYLAFEGSHVAHKNSENSPEQIPLYLVLSSPSKSLPHASKEELSAKLSELKLLNAQGMMVPLSEMVRVERVASSPTIMSKNLQKMVSIVAEADLVSQVYPLLDARSKIKESLGEEFEISRSHLFDLTLRDKKSGDVYELVWDGEMKVTMDTFRDLGAAFIAALLLIFLLMVVYYKSFALSGIVLLGSFLSIIGVIIGHWIMDLFSSTTFFLTATSLIGFISLMGISSRNALLLIDFAQTLIKQGTPKKEAIAEASATRAKPIMLTAAAIILASTLLATDPIFGGLGVALIFGTIAAVIVSLIVVPVLMDSTKAL; encoded by the coding sequence ATGCAAAAATTTGAGTCGTTTGTCTACTCTCTTTTAATGGAAAAGCGTAAGAAAAAGCTCGTGCTTCTTTTAACATTTTTAGCATTTGTTTTAGCCGTGCTGATGTTTCCTACTAAAATTGTCTTAGCTAAAATGTTGCCGGGGAAAAGTACGAACACATTTTCGATCTATATTGATCTTCCGAGTGGAAGTTCGTACCAAGAGACCGACAGGGTCAATGCGTGCGTTGTGGGTATTTTGCAAAAAGAAAAAGAGATTCAAAACATCGAAGTCTTTAATGGCATGGGCTCTCCTTTGGATTATGCAGGGTTAGTGAAAGGCTCGGGGCTTAAAAGCGGCGAGCAAAGCAGTGAAATTGTGGTCAACCTCAGTGGGATTCATGAACGAGATGAGCGTTCCTTTGCGATGGTTCATCGTTTGCGTCCTCTCATCCACCAAGCATGTGAAACCTTAATCCCAAAGACCTCCATCAAGATGGTCGAACAACCCGCCGGTCCTCCAACGATGGCAGCCGTGGTGGTCGAGTTGTATGGAGAAAAAAGTGAGCCTTTAAACGCTTTAGCCGGAAGAATCAAGCAAATTTTAGCGCAAACCAAAGACCTCGTCGATGTGGATATTCTTTCCGATGAGGTGTATGAGAAGTACGCGCTTATCCTTGATAAAGAAAAAGTTACCCGCTCTCATCTTAGCATCGCGCAGATCAATGCACTTTTGTACCTTGCCTTTGAGGGCTCCCATGTAGCCCATAAAAACAGTGAAAATTCCCCTGAACAAATTCCGCTTTATCTGGTACTTAGCTCGCCTTCCAAGTCGCTTCCACATGCTTCCAAAGAGGAGCTCAGCGCAAAACTGAGTGAGCTTAAACTGCTGAATGCTCAAGGAATGATGGTGCCGCTCTCCGAGATGGTGCGTGTTGAGAGAGTCGCTTCGAGTCCGACGATAATGTCCAAGAACCTTCAAAAGATGGTCAGCATCGTAGCCGAAGCCGATTTGGTTTCGCAAGTCTATCCGCTTTTAGATGCACGCTCTAAAATCAAAGAGTCATTGGGAGAGGAGTTTGAAATAAGCAGAAGTCATCTGTTCGATCTCACGCTCAGAGATAAAAAGAGTGGTGACGTGTATGAACTGGTTTGGGATGGCGAGATGAAAGTGACGATGGACACGTTTCGTGACCTCGGCGCTGCGTTTATCGCAGCACTTCTTTTGATTTTTTTGTTGATGGTCGTTTACTACAAAAGCTTTGCGCTCTCTGGCATTGTGCTCTTGGGGAGTTTTCTTTCGATTATTGGCGTGATCATCGGGCATTGGATCATGGATCTTTTTTCCTCGACGACCTTTTTTCTCACCGCGACATCACTGATTGGGTTTATTTCACTGATGGGAATTAGCTCTCGAAATGCGCTTTTATTAATTGATTTTGCGCAGACATTGATCAAACAAGGCACTCCAAAAAAAGAGGCAATAGCAGAGGCGAGTGCGACCAGAGCGAAGCCGATTATGCTGACGGCGGCTGCGATTATTTTAGCCAGCACGCTTCTTGCGACGGATCCTATTTTTGGGGGATTGGGGGTTGCGTTGATCTTTGGAACGATAGCGGCTGTGATCGTATCGTTGATCGTGGTTCCGGTTCTTATGGACAGTACGAAGGCACTTTAG